Part of the Salvelinus sp. IW2-2015 linkage group LG7, ASM291031v2, whole genome shotgun sequence genome, aacaattaaggcctgattcatgcagtcttctctgaacagttgatgttgagatgtgtctgtctcttgaactctgaagcatttatttgggctgcaatccgaggtgcagttaactatagtgaacttgtcctctgcagcagaggtaactctgggtcttcctttcctgtggcggtcctcatgagagccagtttcatcacagcacttgatggtttttgcgactgcacttgaagaaactttcaaagttcttgaaattttcctgattgacttgaccttcatgtcttcaagtaatggtctgtcatttctcattgcttttttgagctgttcttgccataatatggacttgatcttttaccaaatagggctatcttctgtataccacccctaccttgtcacaacacaactgattggctgaaacgcattcagaagcaaagaaattccacaaattaacttttaacaaggaatacctgttaatttaaatgcatttcaggtgactacctcaaaaagctggttgagagaatgccaatagtgtgcaaagctgtcatgttttgcatgtttcagtgcaaaaaaAGTGTCACttttttgggccctcaccagtttgcctccctgcccttgactttttttattaggtcacagccttattctaaaatggataaaataaaataaagtcatctacacacaataccccataatgacagagaaaacacgtttctataatttttttgcaaatgtattataaacaaaatactttatttacgtaagtattcagaccctttgctatgagactcgaaattgggtAAGCTCAGGTGCcttctatttccattgatcatccttgagatgtttctacaacttgattgggagtccacctgtggtaaattcaattaattggacatggtttggaaaggctcACAACTTTCTAtttaaggtctcacagttgacagtgcatgtcagagcaaaaaccaagccatgaggttgaaggaattgtctgtagagcagcaaagatctggggaagggtaccaaaacatttctgcagcattgaaggtccctaagaacacagtggcctcatcattcttaaatggaagaagtttggaaccacgaagactctgctcattttggctgggcggccagctcaggGAAATTGGGGGAAAgtgaccttggtcagggaggtaaccaagaaccaaatggtcactctaacagagctcaagagttcatctgttgagatgggagagccttcgagaaggacaaccagctctgcagcactccaccaatcaggcctttatggtagagtggccagacggaagccactcatcagtaaaaggcatatgacagcctgcttggagtttgccaaaaggcacctaaaggactctgaccacgAGAGataagattttctggtctgatgaaaccaagattgaactctttggccagaatgccaagcgtcatgtctggaggaaacctggcaccatccctgcggtgaagcatattggtggcagcatcatcccgtggggatgtttttcagcagcagggattaggagactagtcaggatcgagggaaagaggaacggagcaaagtacccagtgcccagacttgaacctgatcaaacccCTGAaaataaactcggcaaaaaaagaaacgccccgttttcaggaccctgtctcaaagataattcgtaaaaatcaaaatatcttcattgtaaagggtttaaaaactgtttgccatgcttgttcaatgagccataaacaattaatgaacttgcacctgtggaacagtgtgctaacagcttacagacggtaggcaattaaggtcacagttatgaaaacttaggacactaaagaggcctttctactgactgaaaaacaccaaaagaaagatgcccagggtccctgctcatctgtgtgaacgtgccttatgcatgctgcaaggatgcattaggactgcagatgtggccagggcaataaattgcaatgtccgtactgtgagacgcctaagacagcgctacagggagacaggaacggacagctgatcgtcctcgcagtggcagaccacgtgtaacaacacctgcacaggatcggaacatcacacctgcaggacaggtacaggatggcaacaactacctgagttacaccaggaatgcacaatccctgcatcagtgctcagactgtccgcaataggctgagagaggctggactgagggcttgtagccctgttgtaaggcaggtcctcaccagacatcaccggcaacaatatctcctatgggcacaaacccaccgtcgctggaccagacaggtctggcaaaaagtgctcttcactgacgagtcgcggttttgtttcaccggggggtgatggtcggatttgcgtttattgtcaaaggactgagcgttacaccaaggtctgtactctggagcatgatcgatttggaggtggagtttccgtcatggtctggggcagtatgtcacagcatcatcggactgagcttgttgtcattgcaggcaatctcaacgctgtgcgttacagggaagacatcctccctcatgtggtacccttcctgcaggctcatcctgacgtgaccctccagcatgacaatgccaccagccatactgctcgttctgtgcgtgatttcctgcaagacaggaatgtcagtgttctgccatggccagcgaagtgcacggatctcaatcccattgagcacgtctgggaactgttggatcggagggtggggGCTGactttacacatgttaagtttgctcacaataaacacagttgacagtgagaggatgtttctttttttgctgagtttttagCTCTGCAGCAgcactccccatcaaacctgacaaagcttgagaggatctgcagagaagaatgggagaaactccccaaatacaggtgtgccaggcttgtagcgtcatacccaagaagactcgaggctgtaatcgctgccaaaggtgttccaacaaagtactgagtaaagggtctgaatacttatgtaaatgtgctttctgtttttttattttatgaatttgcaaacaattctaaaaatctggttttgctttgtcattatgagatcttgtgtttagattgaggaaaaataccaatttcatccattttagaataaggctataacataacaatgtggaagaagtcaaggggtctgaatacttttcgaatggaCTATATGCGTGCATAATGtataaaatgtttaatattttGTGCCATAATATGCAACCCAAGTCATGTCTCCTTTTGTGAATCAGGAGCAGGAGTTCTACCTGGTTAAATGGAAGGGCTACCCCGAGTCGAGCAACACCTGGGAGCCCCGCAAAAACCTCAAGTGCAGGAAGCTAATGACGCAGTTCCACGAGGACATGGAGCATGAGCTGAGGCGGCAGAAGAGACGGACCACCTGCCCCAAGCGGCTGGACAAGGACGTGGCCTGGACCCTGGTGCAGAAAGCCAAGCTCCGCAAGAGGCTCCAGTGCTGGGAAGCCGACCTGAACAAGACTCGTAACCACCCGGGCCGCATCTTTGTCCTGAACGAGGTGGACCTGGACGGCCCGCCCAGGGACTTCACCTACATCACTAACTATAAGGTGGGCGAGGGCATCGTGCTCAACGAGATGGCCGTGGGCTGTGAGTGTAAGGACTGCTTTAGTGATCCGATCGGCGGCTGCTGCCCCGGGGCCTCCCTCCACCGCCTGGCCTACACTGACAAGGGCCAGGTGCGAGTGCGGGCCGGGGAGCCCATCTATGAGTGTAACGCCCGCTGCAGCTGCGGGCCTGACTGCTCCAACCGCTTGGTCCAGAAGGGCATTCAGTTCGACCTGTGCATCTTCAAGACTGGGAATGGCCGAGGCTGGGGTGTGCGTGCACTACAGCACATCAAAAAGAACACCTTTGTCATGGAGTACGTTGGAGAGGTAAGTAGTATAAAGTATTGGCCAATATTTGGGGGGAAAGTATTGGCCGATCATGTCCGCTGCATTTACCGGAATTAGCTATTCTGTCACGAAGCGAATGTTAAAATTGGATTAAAGTGTGAGGCGTGCCTCCCTAGGGAAGCACCAgcatttaatatatttttaaggGTTTATAaggttattttttacatttgtcatttaaaaTAAGTTTTGATggctacatttaaaaataataattgatttCCAGTGCTACAATGTTTATTTCTCAACTTCTAAAATTACACTTGTGGCGCCATAAAAATAAGTTTGGAGCATGCTTTAGGTGCAACTGCGCAACAgatgtcttaaaggggcaatgaCATGCCTTGTAAAATAAATCAGATTGCTAGCTATTATAAATATTGGATTGGATGGAGTGGCCAAAAATAGTGGTTCTCTAACAGATTCATTACAACTATTTACAACTGAAAAATAAATAGTTGCGATGGGGGGGGGGCGTTGTCTTGATGTTCTCTGAAGGGTGGCCCATAGTCTCAGACGCCTGGATTAGAGTAATAGACAAAGGACATTAGACAAATGTCTGAGTCTGCTTTTTTAACAGAAGCTTACTTTAACTTTCCATTCAGGGTGTTTGTGAGCAGTTGCTAAAGTGGTGTGTTCGTCTGCCTCCGTCAGATCATCACATCGGATGAGGCGGAGAAGAGAGGACACCTGTACGACCGGCAAGGCGCCACCTACCTGTTTGACCTGGACTACGTGGAGGACGTTTATACGGTGGATGCTGCTAACCATGGCAACATCTCCCACTTTGTCAACCACAGTGTGAGTGGCACATTATCATACGAGTTAACCTTTCAAAAAACATACCTGCAGAATAGCCAAAGCACAATGTCGTACCTTTCGGTAGTAGTATATTTTGGTATTCTACGCGCAAGTGAAAGCAGACGTATCGTAGACACATCAGAATAGAAGCCGTTCAAAATGCCACTTGAGTTCCCATGGACGTGTTCTAGTATTGCACTGTAATATGCTTTCGCATACGGAACAAGAAGTGCACCAAATTTTTCCAACTGAATAAGATTTATAGTgaacaaacattttttttctctcaatgaaAATCATAATATAATTGTGTTTTTGTGGAATGTATTATAAGCGTTTGACTATTCTGAAATATAGCATTGATTGCTGTAGATATGCTTTGACCTTAAACAACTTCTTATGGATCacctcgacaacttccggtgaaattgcagagcgccaaaattaaattactataaatatttaaccttcatgaaatcacaagtgcaatacatcaaaataaagcttaacttgttgttaatgtAGCCgccttgtcagatttcaaaaaggctttacggcgatagcaaaccatgcgattatctgaggacagcgctcagcacacaaaacattacaaacagttagcagcCAAGTAGATTattcacgaaagtcagaaatagcaataaagttaatcacttacctttgatcttcgtatggttgcattcacaagactcccagttacacaataaatgtttgttttgttcgattaagtccctctttatatccaaaaacctcaatttttgttggtgcgttttgttcagtaatccaatggctcaaaTGCGGTCACAAgaggcagacaaattccaaatagtatccgtgaagttcgtagaaacatgtcaaatgatgtttataaTCAAGCCTCAGGTTGtttatagcctaaataatcaataatatttcaactggacaatagcgttgtcaatataaaagaaaaacaatgtaAGGCGTTCTCTCGGGATTGCGCACCAAACAGGTTGGGGACTTTCCACTGGCCTCTCATTGAAACTGCTCAttctccctaatttttcagaataaaggcctgaaacaatgtctaaagactgttcacagctagtggaagccatagggaacgcAATCTTGGTCATAACCATttatatggtggataggctttcaatggaaaaacacccatttcaaaataatagcacttcctggatggattttcctcaggttttcgcctgccaattcagttatgttatactcacagacattatttgaacagttttggaaactttgagcctgtggattactgaagaaaacgtgtgaacaaaacagagttttttggatataaagagactttatcgaacaaaaggaacatttattgagtaaatgaatgtctgctgagtgcaaccatatgaagatcatcaaaggtaagggattattttatctctttctgacttgtgtaactcttctacttggctggttacagtttgtaatgatttgtctgcttggctatgttctcaaataatcgtatggtatgctttcgttgtaaagcattttttaaatcttacaccgtggttggattcacaagaagttaatctttaaacctatgtaaaatatgttttgtttaatgaatttttatgagtatttctgtatttgaatttggcgcccagcagtttcactggctgttgaagaggtgggacgctaacgtctcacgtacccaagagaggttaacctgtctgactctggcggaactcctcccacattccactgaaaagccagagtgcgaaattcaaaaaatatttttttgaaatatttaactttcacacattaacaagtccaatacagcaaatgaaagatacacatcttgtgaatccagccaacatgtccgatttttaaaatgttttacagcgaaaacaccacatatatttatgttagctcaccaccaaatacaaaaaaagacagacatttttcacagcacaggtagcatgcacaaaaccaacaactaaccaagatccaaccaaactaacctagaaacaacttcatcagatgacagtcctataacatgttacacaataaatagatgttttgttcgaaaaatgtgcatatttgaggtataaatcagttttacattgcagctaccatcacagctaccgtcaaaaatagcaccgaagcagccagagtaattagagaccaacgtgaattacctaaatactcatcataaaacatttctgaaaaatcgatggtgtacagcaaattaaagacaaacatcttgtgaatccagccaatatttccgattttaagtgttttacagcgaaaacacaatatagcattatattagcttactacaatagcctaccacactaccgcattcattcatcaaggcacgttagcgatagcaataggcgcgttagcgaataaaccagcaaaagatattaaatttcactaaccttcataaaccttcctcagatgacagtcctataacatcaggttatacatacacttatgttttgttcgaaaatgtgcatatttagagctgaaatcagtggttatacaatgtgctaacgtagcatctttttcccagaatgtgcggatatttctattagactctcacctattctgaccaaatagctattcataaacattacaaaaaaatacatgttgtataggaaacgatagatccattagttcttaatgcaagtgttagaattctaaaaatatcttcattacgacataagacttagttatggtaagggaatgcccaaaacctgagcgcaaagctactagtacacagttcgacagatatatgtaatagcatcacaaaatggttcctacttttggtgatcttccatcagaatgttgtacaaggggtcctttgtccagaaccgtctttgtttggtattagaacgttctttttccctcttgaattagcaagcacactggccaagtggcgcgaagctatccttcctgaatatatgcagacaaagcaacacgcctaacgtcccgaaaaatgTTCAATAAtctaattaaactatattgaaaaaacatactttacgatgatattgtgacatgtatcaaataaaatcaaagccggagatagtattcgcctataacgacattTTGTCagaaggcaataacaggtccctccacgcgccttgcagaaaacagaaaatggaggacacgttgttccaagaggattcattccatctcagaccgagataatcaactcatttcttctctcacttcctcttgacatctaggggaaggtgtatgacgtgcacgtatagtcatacgtatcatgcccatttataggcaggtccttgaacagaacatcgatttcagactttccacttcctggtcagaaagtgtgctgccaaatgagttctgttttacccacagacaaagttcaaacggttttagaaactagagagtgttttctatccaatagtaataataatatgcatattgtacgagcaagaattgagtacgaggccgtttaaattgggcacgattttcccccaaagtgaaaacggcgccctctgtcctcatcaggttaatgcccttttagtgtaaaagctgtttggAAAAGAAAAAAACCACCAGACATTTCTGACTTTGTTGGTGGGatagagttttggccttccatggtgacaacACCGTGTGGTAAATTAGTTTAATAAACCAATAAGAAAGCGTTctaaacctctgccaataacggcAAAttgtcagttttcccctcccaattcagaccactcccagacattcttagctaaattattgcttgagaaat contains:
- the LOC111966330 gene encoding histone-lysine N-methyltransferase SUV39H1-like isoform X5; its protein translation is MAEELGGCSVSCKLSLDDLQAVCRRERLHCKQLRVNKHNIDDYEVEYLCDYKKSKEQEFYLVKWKGYPESSNTWEPRKNLKCRKLMTQFHEDMEHELRRQKRRTTCPKRLDKDVAWTLVQKAKLRKRLQCWEADLNKTRNHPGRIFVLNEVDLDGPPRDFTYITNYKVGEGIVLNEMAVGCECKDCFSDPIGGCCPGASLHRLAYTDKGQVRVRAGEPIYECNARCSCGPDCSNRLVQKGIQFDLCIFKTGNGRGWGVRALQHIKKNTFVMEYVGEIITSDEAEKRGHLYDRQGATYLFDLDYVEDVYTVDAANHGNISHFVNHSCNPNLQVYNVFIDNLDERLPRIALFSTRSIRAGEELTFDYKMQKSDELLDTVFFVSASVCYRTCVL
- the LOC111966330 gene encoding histone-lysine N-methyltransferase SUV39H1-like isoform X3, whose protein sequence is MAEELGGCSVSCKLSLDDLQAVCRRERLHCKQLRVNKHNIDDYEVEYLCDYKKSKEQEFYLVKWKGYPESSNTWEPRKNLKCRKLMTQFHEDMEHELRRQKRRTTCPKRLDKDVAWTLVQKAKLRKRLQCWEADLNKTRNHPGRIFVLNEVDLDGPPRDFTYITNYKVGEGIVLNEMAVGCECKDCFSDPIGGCCPGASLHRLAYTDKGQVRVRAGEPIYECNARCSCGPDCSNRLVQKGIQFDLCIFKTGNGRGWGVRALQHIKKNTFVMEYVGEIITSDEAEKRGHLYDRQGATYLFDLDYVEDVYTVDAANHGNISHFVNHSCNPNLQVYNVFIDNLDERLPRIALFSTRSIRAGEELTFDYKMQIDHHVGVSFEQQAHSVIVDPVDAESTRMDSNFSLAGLPSSPKKRIRVECRCGSDTCRKYLF
- the LOC111966330 gene encoding histone-lysine N-methyltransferase SUV39H1-like isoform X4 yields the protein MAEELGGCSVSCKLSLDDLQAVCRRERLHCKQLRVNKHNIDDYEVEYLCDYKKSKEQEFYLVKWKGYPESSNTWEPRKNLKCRKLMTQFHEDMEHELRRQKRRTTCPKRLDKDVAWTLVQKAKLRKRLQCWEADLNKTRNHPGRIFVLNEVDLDGPPRDFTYITNYKVGEGIVLNEMAVGCECKDCFSDPIGGCCPGASLHRLAYTDKGQVRVRAGEPIYECNARCSCGPDCSNRLVQKGIQFDLCIFKTGNGRGWGVRALQHIKKNTFVMEYVGEIITSDEAEKRGHLYDRQGATYLFDLDYVEDVYTVDAANHGNISHFVNHSCNPNLQVYNVFIDNLDERLPRIALFSTRSIRAGEELTFDYKMQIDPVDAESTRMDSNFSLAGLPSSPKKRIRVECRCGSDTCRKYLF